One stretch of Flavobacterium sp. 9 DNA includes these proteins:
- a CDS encoding AraC family transcriptional regulator: MIYTTLLNIAIFQGIVLGLIILKSSLFNSKSNRYLAGLLFALSIVLLNYVFEIENVFTSYPLVRFLDAIDWVFLLPVFTFLFIINRIDDAVKNRQKTYLCYIPFVYNSILNLAISLDSVAGIYKIPESCMYLINILQLIQLLMAVIIVLFLPLYSYFMIKHLKDPQEKKWVITLLTSMYLLLFVWLTTYLVGLFFHSDISSIMSVVALSATFIMHWTAYIGIYKYKLAKNKDAIYNFLNNDLALSSASIQIIENSLTEENSTLEEYKESITADNLYFQKLELLCKEQHIYTDSTLNREKVAEKLGISAGYVSLIVNTITGDNFANYINQYRVEAVKEMISNSEYENYNLLTMGLESGFTSKTTFYKAFKKVTGQTPNEYKNTCK; the protein is encoded by the coding sequence TTGATATATACCACACTTTTAAATATTGCGATTTTTCAGGGAATAGTCTTAGGCTTAATTATTTTAAAGTCTTCCTTATTCAATAGTAAATCAAATAGATATCTGGCAGGCTTATTATTTGCACTTTCAATCGTTTTACTAAATTATGTTTTTGAAATTGAAAATGTGTTTACATCCTATCCCTTAGTGCGTTTTCTAGACGCTATCGATTGGGTATTTCTATTACCTGTTTTCACATTTCTGTTTATTATAAACCGAATTGATGATGCGGTAAAAAACAGACAAAAAACTTATTTGTGTTATATTCCATTTGTCTATAATAGTATTCTTAATCTTGCAATCTCTCTTGATAGTGTAGCAGGAATTTATAAAATTCCTGAGTCCTGCATGTACCTAATCAATATACTTCAGCTGATTCAGCTTTTAATGGCTGTTATTATCGTCCTGTTTCTACCTCTTTACTCTTATTTTATGATAAAACATTTAAAAGATCCTCAAGAGAAAAAATGGGTTATTACCTTATTAACCAGCATGTATTTGCTATTATTTGTCTGGTTAACGACTTATTTGGTTGGCCTGTTTTTTCATTCGGACATTTCCTCGATTATGAGTGTTGTGGCTTTATCGGCAACATTCATAATGCATTGGACAGCTTATATAGGTATTTACAAATACAAGCTTGCCAAGAATAAAGATGCCATCTATAATTTTCTAAATAATGATTTAGCTCTTTCCTCTGCCAGTATTCAAATTATAGAAAACAGCCTAACAGAAGAAAATAGTACTCTGGAAGAATATAAGGAATCTATCACGGCAGATAATCTTTATTTTCAAAAACTGGAACTTCTTTGCAAAGAGCAGCACATTTATACTGACAGTACATTAAACCGAGAAAAAGTCGCCGAAAAACTAGGCATAAGTGCCGGATATGTTTCACTAATTGTAAACACGATAACAGGAGACAACTTTGCCAATTACATTAATCAATATCGGGTTGAAGCTGTCAAGGAAATGATCTCAAATTCTGAATATGAAAATTATAATTTGTTGACAATGGGATTAGAATCCGGGTTTACTTCTAAGACAACTTTTTATAAAGCTTTTAAAAAAGTTACCGGTCAAACACCAAATGAATATAAAAACACCTGTAAATAG
- a CDS encoding porin family protein: MKKMLLLAVLTVLGFTNVNAQKIKFGAKGGLNFANISGDNTKGIDAVTSFNFGVLSEIPISEKFSFQPELMYSGQGYSFNDNTVALSYLNVPLMGKYYLTKGFSVEAGPQIGFLLAAKNEKINVKDSFNTVDFGVNFGLGYKLDNGLNFGVRYNLGLTDINNVDNSSIKNKNGVFQVSVGYFFF; this comes from the coding sequence ATGAAAAAAATGCTATTACTAGCTGTTCTTACAGTTTTAGGTTTTACAAATGTTAATGCCCAAAAAATTAAATTTGGTGCTAAAGGAGGTTTAAACTTTGCAAATATCAGCGGAGATAATACTAAAGGTATTGATGCCGTAACATCATTTAATTTTGGTGTTTTATCGGAAATTCCCATTTCAGAAAAATTTTCTTTTCAACCTGAGTTAATGTATTCCGGTCAGGGATATAGTTTCAATGATAATACAGTTGCCTTAAGTTATTTGAACGTTCCTTTAATGGGGAAATATTATTTAACAAAAGGATTTAGTGTTGAAGCCGGACCGCAAATAGGTTTTTTACTTGCTGCCAAAAATGAAAAGATAAACGTAAAAGATTCGTTTAATACTGTTGATTTTGGTGTTAATTTTGGCTTAGGTTACAAACTCGACAACGGACTTAATTTTGGTGTAAGATATAATCTGGGATTAACGGATATTAATAATGTAGATAATTCTTCTATTAAAAATAAAAACGGAGTATTTCAAGTATCTGTTGGATATTTCTTTTTCTAA
- a CDS encoding DUF6443 domain-containing protein gives MKKYIPIIILFLAAIPGINAQTFSDDNFVYKVTPKKAVQSGNFNTLTKDSIVQSITYFDGLGRPVQPIAIGQGVGGTDIVTPIQYDGFGRQVKEYLPYPVTNSGTNYPRIDTNTAIADLAGIYSSKFNDASNPFSEKQLESSPLNRVLKQAAPGDAWAMNSGHEIKLDYQTNTGTTEVKLYKATATWDAGLGLYDISFSDATGYYNTNELYKTITYDENTTPGTKVGTEEFKNKEGQVVLKRTYNGADQFDTYYVYDDKYGNLTYVIPPKADGTITLDILNDLCYQYKYDYRNRLVEKKLPGKAWEFIVYDKLDRPVATGPAASPFKGDATIGWMITKYDVLGRPIYTGWNAQTVSPSTRKTLQDAQNSATTLFETKALLDIDEIATGYNNSIEPTNFKLLTVNYYDDYSFPDAQTRPTKIIGQKTLTNVKGLPTGSWTRVVTTLTSKAGETSTIFYDEKGRAISTYLKNYLGGKNHTDSELDFSGKTLSSVTVHQRLDGGDQIVIDEKFTYSAQDRLLTHTHQINGGTIQLMASNEYDNLGQLKNKIVGNTTGSPLQKVDFAYNIRGWLTDINDTKDLKQGTEPRDLFAFRINYNKIEGSTSYSKELYNGNIAETFWSSGLDGSGIKHGYGYQYDQLNRLKDAWYQEPKSADYKNYFGENNIEYDKNGNITKLLRERKLGTNNPYMDPMDNLDYFYKANTNLLMKVTDKSNVPEGFKDDSDGSNDTVDDYDYDVNGNLIKDDNKGITVIDYNHLNLPKKITFGTKGSIEYIYNAAGQKVQKTVTETGKTAIVTDYLGGFQYKDNVLEFFPTAEGYVKNTANVFSYVFQYKDHLGNVRVSYIKNSSNVLEVIDENNYYPFGLIHVSNSILPGTNNKYKYNGKELQDDDIGGSKLNLYDYGARNYDPALGRWMNIDPKAHEYFGISPYVYVANRPIVAIDPDGKRIYFVGGAGNDSDGWEYIKRWGQAFEKVGVDFYRVNASHGKGGDVLFTSRYRNNGYQQVTRPTNMNNYVSGLSPSPVEYTNETRPVTEKTLDATVALYRKQLKDNPLEEGEQFNLAGYSYGSVLQAQAALKLANGGQVIDNLVLIGSPISDKSSLWKQLKSNKNIKNVIRYDIQGDMLSNPQDMYDYIEGGYQNSGDKGHHFDAARPGAKANSLIQTIVQWLQQQGVKN, from the coding sequence ATGAAAAAATATATACCAATAATAATTTTGTTTTTGGCTGCAATTCCGGGTATAAATGCTCAGACTTTCAGTGATGATAATTTTGTTTACAAAGTAACACCTAAAAAGGCAGTTCAATCGGGTAACTTCAATACGCTGACCAAAGATTCGATTGTTCAAAGTATAACTTATTTTGATGGATTAGGCCGCCCTGTGCAGCCTATAGCAATAGGTCAGGGAGTTGGAGGTACAGATATTGTTACTCCAATTCAATATGATGGTTTTGGGAGGCAAGTAAAAGAATACTTGCCTTATCCAGTAACCAATAGCGGGACAAATTATCCGAGAATTGATACAAATACAGCAATAGCTGATTTAGCCGGAATCTACAGCTCAAAATTTAACGATGCTTCAAACCCATTTTCTGAAAAACAACTTGAAAGTTCCCCATTAAACAGAGTATTGAAGCAAGCTGCTCCAGGCGATGCGTGGGCTATGAATAGTGGTCACGAAATCAAATTGGATTATCAGACTAATACCGGTACTACTGAGGTTAAGTTATACAAAGCAACGGCTACTTGGGATGCGGGATTAGGATTGTATGATATTAGTTTTTCGGATGCTACGGGTTATTATAACACTAATGAATTGTACAAAACGATTACTTATGATGAGAATACAACTCCGGGAACCAAAGTAGGAACCGAAGAATTTAAAAACAAAGAAGGACAGGTAGTGCTAAAGCGCACTTATAATGGTGCAGATCAATTTGACACCTATTATGTATATGATGATAAGTATGGAAATCTGACTTATGTAATTCCGCCAAAAGCAGATGGAACCATAACTCTTGATATTTTAAATGATTTATGTTATCAATATAAATATGATTATAGAAACCGTTTGGTTGAGAAAAAATTACCAGGGAAAGCTTGGGAGTTTATTGTTTATGATAAGTTAGACAGACCGGTGGCAACAGGACCGGCAGCTTCGCCCTTTAAAGGCGATGCTACAATAGGCTGGATGATTACGAAATATGATGTTCTTGGACGACCAATTTATACCGGATGGAACGCTCAGACTGTAAGTCCATCTACTAGAAAAACATTGCAGGACGCACAAAATTCAGCAACCACTTTGTTTGAAACCAAGGCTTTACTGGATATTGATGAAATTGCTACGGGTTATAATAATAGTATAGAACCAACAAATTTCAAACTCTTAACGGTTAATTATTATGATGATTATTCCTTTCCGGATGCTCAGACAAGACCTACAAAAATTATAGGACAAAAAACACTAACCAATGTAAAAGGACTGCCAACAGGAAGCTGGACCAGAGTAGTAACAACCCTTACTTCTAAAGCTGGAGAAACGTCTACAATTTTTTATGATGAAAAAGGAAGAGCTATAAGTACTTATCTTAAAAATTATCTGGGAGGTAAAAACCATACAGATAGTGAACTTGATTTTTCAGGAAAAACCCTAAGCAGCGTTACGGTACATCAACGTCTGGACGGAGGTGATCAAATTGTTATAGATGAAAAATTCACATATTCGGCTCAGGATCGTTTATTAACGCATACGCATCAAATTAATGGAGGAACCATACAACTCATGGCTTCTAATGAATATGATAATCTGGGGCAATTAAAGAACAAAATTGTAGGGAATACTACCGGGAGTCCTCTACAGAAAGTTGATTTTGCTTATAACATTAGAGGCTGGCTTACTGATATTAATGATACAAAGGACTTAAAGCAAGGCACAGAACCTAGAGATTTATTTGCCTTTAGAATTAATTACAATAAAATTGAAGGAAGTACGAGCTATTCAAAAGAACTTTATAACGGAAATATTGCAGAAACCTTTTGGAGTTCAGGTCTTGATGGATCTGGAATTAAGCATGGTTATGGTTATCAATACGATCAATTAAATCGATTAAAAGACGCCTGGTATCAAGAGCCAAAATCAGCGGATTATAAAAATTATTTTGGAGAGAATAACATAGAGTACGATAAGAACGGAAATATTACAAAGTTACTGCGTGAGCGTAAATTAGGGACAAATAATCCTTATATGGATCCTATGGATAATCTGGATTATTTCTATAAAGCAAACACGAACTTATTAATGAAAGTTACGGATAAGTCTAATGTACCGGAAGGCTTTAAAGATGATAGTGATGGTTCTAATGACACCGTAGACGACTACGATTATGACGTAAACGGAAATTTGATAAAAGACGACAATAAAGGTATTACTGTGATTGATTACAATCATCTAAATTTACCTAAGAAAATAACATTTGGCACAAAAGGCAGCATTGAGTATATTTACAACGCAGCAGGGCAAAAAGTACAAAAAACTGTAACAGAAACAGGAAAAACAGCAATAGTTACAGATTATTTAGGAGGCTTTCAGTACAAAGACAATGTTTTGGAGTTTTTCCCAACCGCAGAAGGGTATGTTAAAAATACTGCCAATGTTTTTTCGTATGTATTTCAATACAAAGATCATTTAGGAAACGTACGAGTGAGTTATATTAAAAATAGTAGCAATGTTCTTGAAGTTATTGACGAAAACAACTATTATCCTTTTGGATTGATCCATGTTAGTAACAGCATTTTGCCAGGTACTAATAATAAGTATAAGTATAATGGAAAAGAGCTCCAAGATGATGATATTGGAGGTTCTAAGCTTAATTTGTATGATTATGGAGCGCGTAATTATGACCCTGCACTTGGTCGATGGATGAATATTGACCCTAAAGCTCATGAATATTTTGGAATTAGTCCATATGTTTATGTAGCTAATCGCCCCATAGTTGCAATTGACCCTGATGGTAAAAGAATATATTTTGTTGGTGGCGCAGGTAATGATTCCGATGGATGGGAGTATATAAAAAGATGGGGACAAGCTTTTGAAAAAGTTGGAGTTGATTTTTACAGGGTAAATGCTAGTCATGGGAAAGGCGGTGATGTTTTATTCACAAGTAGATATAGAAACAATGGATACCAACAAGTTACTAGACCTACTAATATGAATAATTATGTTTCAGGACTGTCCCCCTCTCCAGTAGAGTATACTAATGAAACCAGACCAGTCACTGAAAAAACACTTGATGCTACAGTTGCTTTATATAGAAAGCAATTAAAAGATAATCCTCTTGAAGAAGGTGAACAGTTTAATTTAGCTGGATATTCATACGGAAGTGTTTTACAAGCTCAGGCTGCCTTGAAATTGGCAAACGGTGGTCAAGTGATTGATAACTTAGTTTTAATAGGTAGTCCAATTTCGGACAAATCATCATTATGGAAACAACTGAAATCAAATAAAAATATTAAAAATGTAATTCGATATGATATTCAAGGAGATATGTTAAGTAATCCTCAAGATATGTATGATTACATTGAAGGAGGCTATCAAAATAGTGGTGATAAAGGTCATCATTTTGATGCTGCAAGACCAGGTGCAAAAGCAAATTCATTAATTCAAACAATAGTTCAATGGTTACAACAGCAAGGAGTAAAAAATTAG
- a CDS encoding energy transducer TonB — protein sequence MKAIILIFLSICSIANCQNKKANTAIRDRTLKIPKGYTKQKSSEPYLICGTDDYTYVPDAENYAYGFYKKGNQVYCQGKLTDINGDKFRSLWFNYYKNNDNVYYYTRELGLQRIPGIDAASTETFSSFIADKNYLYIRTSKVIERQGLKIVSDYISYKEAIPAKNTTNNSNSSYTYVNYYLFKNIKGYWIVKLSDVVSYNFLGKTYNHKWDVVYQKEKVENEVEETVYNAAGIDVKPEFPGGISKFQDFIDKKFKIDEKDLSGKIYSTFIVEKDGSLSDIKILRDLGYGSGKELIRVLKLSPKWKPGLQNGQKVRCLYSIPYRINSSLDH from the coding sequence AAAAAAGCTAATACGGCAATTAGAGATCGTACTTTAAAAATTCCGAAAGGTTACACTAAGCAAAAATCGTCAGAACCCTATTTGATTTGTGGTACAGATGATTACACCTATGTTCCAGATGCAGAGAATTATGCTTATGGATTTTATAAAAAGGGAAATCAGGTTTATTGCCAGGGGAAATTGACAGATATTAATGGTGATAAATTTCGTTCGCTTTGGTTTAATTATTACAAAAACAATGACAATGTATATTATTACACCAGAGAACTCGGGTTACAAAGAATTCCAGGCATCGATGCGGCTTCAACTGAAACTTTTAGTTCTTTTATAGCCGATAAAAATTACTTATACATTAGAACTTCAAAAGTAATTGAAAGACAAGGCCTAAAAATTGTATCAGATTATATAAGCTATAAAGAAGCTATTCCCGCAAAAAATACCACTAATAATAGCAATAGCAGTTATACATACGTAAATTATTATCTGTTCAAAAACATTAAAGGATATTGGATTGTTAAACTTTCTGATGTGGTATCTTATAATTTTTTAGGAAAAACATACAACCACAAATGGGATGTCGTTTATCAAAAAGAAAAAGTAGAAAATGAAGTAGAAGAGACTGTATATAACGCTGCCGGTATAGATGTTAAACCAGAATTTCCAGGCGGAATAAGTAAGTTTCAGGATTTTATAGATAAAAAATTCAAAATAGACGAAAAAGATCTTAGCGGAAAAATTTACTCAACATTTATAGTTGAAAAAGACGGAAGCTTATCTGATATAAAAATCCTTAGGGATCTTGGTTATGGAAGCGGAAAAGAACTAATCAGAGTTTTAAAATTATCGCCTAAATGGAAACCCGGCCTTCAAAATGGACAAAAGGTAAGATGCCTTTATTCGATACCTTATAGGATAAATTCATCACTAGATCATTAA